aaacttaGCATTTTCAAGATGCTCTACATAAGTGGATTCCAGACAAATTTTTACAccatttgataaatataaaaaattaaggtaGCTTTAGCTGGGAGAAAACCAAGCAATACAATCGGCCCAGAGTACTAGAGGAAAAATTTCCACTGTTATGCTTTCCAATCTCTAGCCTCTTTAAGCGACTGTGGAGGCCTGTTTATTGAGCTCGGAATCAAAAAGGACTAAATGAATTTGACTCATTTTATTTATGTCAGTCTCCTTAAGCATTTGAAACGCCTTCCAATAAAAGTATAATGATCTAACTGAACCTAAGCAAACTCTATGCATATAGTCTATTGGTGCACCTGTTGGAATTTTCATTAACTTATGTAAGACAGATAAACCAGTTACCCCATTAGTTTTACTTAATATATCTTGTTGGTGACTTTTATCTGTTCTCAGTTCATATTTACTGTCACTGATATACAGGTGTCTGTGATTTTTATGAACACCTGGAGTTCGACACACAGTACAGCCAAAATAACCATTATATTGCACCATATGCAAAATATTAGCTTTAGCAGATAAATCAgcaattaaatacaaaaaatttactttcatTATTACTCCTCGAAATTCTATTTCAGTAGGAAATTTGTTCACAATGgtcttcaaataattaaaactatctGTTTTAAAATCGTACTTTGATTTTCCAACCCATATACCAGCTAATATCATATTCTTATAGCTACTTCTGATTTTTGGTGGAAGTTGCTTTATTGAGCCCAAGATAGGCCACATGGACAGTTGTGAAGAGTTGACAACTGCACCACCATCAATATTTACACAAAGATCAATTTTGCTGATGCTTTCCTTGTTTCCATGCATTGAAGATAAATAACTTGACAATAGATGCCAGTTTTTCTGAAGAATTGTTTTAAGTTGTTGCTTCATATCAAGGATAACATAACTAAAATGGTTACCTTCCTTAGacatcaaaatattatttttttaatcattgtaataattttgtaaagcaTAGTTAGTTGGAAAATTTGCAGTgggatatatttatttaaataaattatttacacttGCAACCGCTTCTTTACTCAAACTGTGATCCTTAAAACAGGTATCAGGATCAGGTATCTTTTATGACCCAGGGTCATACAAAAATactcccccccccctcatttatttttcaaattaggGAAAATTCTACCCAATATCCCTAAATTGCAGAAATCTGAATTAACTGTCCTTTTCCTGACCTGACACTCTGTATTagtatcaacaaaatattaatttattgcaTATACTATATGGTATACTAGATAAGGGTGTTAGCTAGCACAATGGCACATTTCCTATGGTTTTAAATTCCCAAAATTCAatgaatttctaattttttgtagAACAATAACAGTAAATATTCCGAATATTGCAAAAAcgctgtttaaaataaattcctgGCTAACACCcagtaaatatatttagtttattacaCCACATAAACATGTATTACTTACTCTACCAAGGTTATTTAACTTTGAAATATAGCACCCTTTTGATATGCTTGTTCCATAAATAACAGAGCTAATATCAGAACGTCAACGCTTGCAGAGCTAAGTATTATTTGAATCGTAATCAactataaaatgatttattacaGGTGTTGAAGAGCATGGTAAAACCTCAAATGAAGATTCAACTTCACTTGTTTTTCTATCAATGTAATTGTTAAATGAGTTTAGACAATTTCAACCTGTTTCAGATCCAGTAAAAGTGGATAATTCTAATTCATCATCACTTGAAAAATCACTAGTAGTTTCAGAGTAAATCATCATTTTTGGCAAAGAAGTTCGATTATAGGCAACATTTGATTTTCGTTTTCTTGAGCGTGAATACACTTTTTGCATtctataaaaatacatatatacaaatataacattttttcatatattttataaattaatttttttaaatttttataactaaattatttaatttatataaaacagtaaaaacaaatcataaaaacagtataaaacattaaaaaaaataataacaaaatcattctgtatatatatatatatatatatatatatatatatatatatatatatatatatatatatatatatgtgtgtatatatatatatttatatataaattaaaatagaaagaTATTGATTATTGATTAGGATATATAGTTTATCCGTTAAATGaaatgaagtaattttttttttttaaggttacaTAAAATCTTAGACTAGatatattatttgcaaaaaagtaaaaacaaactcaagtaaaaaatgtaaaaaaaaactctcttgGTTCATCtccaaaaacacttaaaaaatgtGGCGCAAAATAATTAACCGACGACTGAAAgagattttaagaaaatgtaACTTAATCTAAATCTTACTAAGATCTTAGCAAGATCTTgttaagatatttataaaatttgtagtTTTTCCTCGCATTCATTTCTTATAAAGATCTTAGCAAGATCTTTTAAGATCTGTATAAGATTTGTAGTTTTTTCCttcatttatttcttaataagaTCTTAGCAAGATCTTGATAAGACCTTAACAAGttattcaaagaaatatttctgACAAAACTTATTAAGATACTAATAAGTtcttactaatttatataagaTAAGAAAGATCTTACAGATCTTAATAAGATTTGCAAGATTCGTCGCTCTGGGTATCTAATAATTCTTcttgtgtttttatattttattttcttgaagttttataaaatattgattacaataataaacaaaataaatgtaacagttgtaaaaatattaaaattattaccaTATAACTAATTGCAATTTGAATAAGAGTATTAGTTTAGAtttcattaaaatgagtttagaatattagtttaaaattcaTTAGAATTGCAGCAGcattagatttttatatttgcttacatttttatatttgtatttttaatgttttgaaaactcTGCTCTTAGGGCTGTTAGCACGTAATGTTTAATAATCTAagattttatgatataaaagaggtatttttaacaattatcaagaatttttaacagttttcaagaaaatccatataaaaaaatttaattttactataattCATATATGACACCTTTTGGATCTTTAATCACCTTCTACAACATGACAAAAGCCCTTGTAACATAGTTGCATGGTGAACGGCATATTGTGTAAATTCCGTATGATCCATTAATTAGACTATGTGAACACACACATCCTAAGGGTTgcttttgttttggtttttatgTGCGTAATTGTGCTAATGTAAACTATGCTCATTACAGCTAATGCTAAAGTCTGCACatgctaatttattttactttttgatcaAATAAATCCTTCTTTTCAACAAGTTAAGATTACAATTTTGCAAAAAGATACAATATAACAATCGTTAAGGAATTcaattttggtattttttgaTCTGCAGTAAGTGCGTTAAAGGTTTTTAACTGTCCTAAACCCGTTAGTGAACATTATTATGcaagtacatatatatatatatacatatatatatatatatatatatatatatatatatatatatatatatatatatatatatatatatatatatatatatatatatatatacatatatatatatatatatatatatatatatatatatatatatattaaaaatgttgttatatcTTGCTACATTATTTGGAAATGCAATAGACGACAAGCATAAACAAGCGCAAACGTAAAAATAATGTACGTTTGCAAGTTCTTTCGATGCGGCATAGCGCATCGAAAGAACTTGCAAACCTTTTGCCAGgtttgcaagtttttttctttcgaTGCGCTATGCCGCTTGTTTATGCTTGTCGTCTATTGCATTTCCAAATAATGTAGCaagatataacaaaatttttaaaataaaaatctcatcAAGCTATAAAAAGATTCCCTTACCCTTGTTTTCCGAGATAGATAGCTTAGTAATAATTAACTTCTGAATTTCCGACCATCTTTTATTGGTAGTCTGCTCGcgtttgtttacaaaatgacaTATCGTTATTAAATTTGTAGGCAGCGTCTATTTAAATGTAtgattaatagtttttaatagataaaataattttgtgactACGACAAAATTTTCCTCAAATTATTCAACTAAACTTTAAGTTATGTTGTGTAATGAGTCTATACGCAATCaatagttaagaaaaaaagcaaatccATTTCAGATttgaggtattttttttttaataacgctTTTCCATTAACTCTTTATATTCTGCGCTTTAATTCagaagattttatttagaataatatCAGTATCTGCCCGACAGTGTTATTTCCGCCAGAAGAATAGCAGTCAAGTTTGTAATACGGCAACTCTAGCTTGACGTAACTAAAAGTAAATACTCGCCGGACGTATATCCCTATCAGTATTTGTCCGGTTGGTCACGTGGTATGCTCGCCGGAcgaatatattattattattatttcagttTACAAAGTCAGTCGttatacaattaaataaactgttaaaatacttttacaaatatataaatatagcagACTAACAATATAaactaggtttccgaaagaagatcaCAAGGATCTTGTCATCGGGaccttataaaatataataaaatatatagttttttacatctttttaaatattttttttatttacaataattgtgAAGTGCAAGGTATTATGAAGAACACATATATATTAATCTTTTACACGAATTAaactgtaaataatataaactagcaaaattttgtaaacaatataaaatacaaaacgtgagaaaaaaaataagaaaaaaaagttcacaagttaagttaaaataacaaaaaactaaattttgttcAAGTGATTAgtaatattgtaaaatgttatcttgagaaagaataaaattttttgctttgtttttaaaaagatgaagAGAATTAGTTagatcaaaatcaaaatttggcaaaactaGTTTATTCCACAGGTGTGGCGCACGATAGGCAAGGCagaattgattaaaatttgtgtgacaaaaaagtttttctaaaaagtttatgCTTCTAAGTTCGTATTTGTTggttggtttaaaattaaagagatCTTTAAAGACTGGAGGAGATAgattgtttttccacatataaacaaaacataaaattttaaagacgttgagttcatatatatttaaaattctcatttcaataaagtaaggtttacaatgagaaaaacgatcagCAAAGTTTATTATGCGAATTGCCCGTTTCTGACAGCGATAAAGACgttgtagtttacttttttcagtgcttccccaggcaatatttgcatagtttaagtaacaatgaataaatgagaaatagagttgtcttaaatttatcttattgAGATAATTTCGAGCTTTGTATAAAACTCCAATGTTTTTAGAGACTTTAGAGCATATATAATTAATGTGTTGATTCCAAGTAATGTTCTCATCGAGATAAACACCTAGAAATTTGGTGACGGGatctcttttaatttcaatattgtcAATAAAGATTTAAGGCAAGCTTGAGGctaaggaattttttttcttaagcaaatgaaaaagtgtccatttagttttttcggTGTTTAGTGTTAGTTTATTAGATTTGAACCAGTGGGATAAATTTTCAAGTTCTTTATTTGCTGTAGTTCGTTAACATCACTCTTAGAGTTTGTTAACATCACTCTTAGAGacaaataaattagtatcatctGTGAACATGATGCTCATCAGATTAGTTGCTTTATTTAGAtcgtttatatagattaaaaaaaggagTGGTCCAAAGATTGAACCTTGTGGAACCTTGCATGTTATATTTAGACAATTGTTTTGATAGCTGTCATTACcaataacaaattgttttctattcgATAAGTGACTTTTGAACCACCTTAacacttgtttatttattacatagtATTTCAGCTTTTCAAGTAAAATGTGATGGTTGACCGTATCGAAGGCTTTCgataggtcaataaaaatacctaaagtatattttgattgttcaaaagattttaagattTCATTTACAACTTGGATGATGGCATGCTCCGTTtagttatcttttttaaaaccaaactgatTAGGGTatagtaagttatttttgtcAAGATGTTTGTATACTCTGTTAcacataattctttctaaaactttCGAAAATATAGAAAGCACAGAGAATGGGCggtaatttgttattttagattGATCGCCCTCTTTATAAATAGGAGTcactttagcaatttttaattgctcTGGAAAAATTCCTTGTTTAATTGATGcgctaaaaactttaaagagaaCATCTTTTAATTGCTCGAAACAATCTATAATCACGTTTCCGTTTATTTAATCTGATCCACatggtttattctttttattagatTTGAATGCCCTTTCAAGTTCTTCAGTTGATAAATTAGAGGACAACTCATCAGAGCATACGTACTTATCCAATGGTAATAAGAAGTCACTAAATAAGGCTTTGGTATTGGGGATCTTAATTGATAGTTTAGGACCTATTTcagtgaaaaatttattaaattcatgtaATGTTGCATTTGGTTCAAATATAACAGTGTTATCAATTTTAATCATTTGTGGTAGAAAACCTAAGCATGattttttttccagtaatttACTTCATTATTTCCCAAATGCgctttgtgttatttttaaatttgttaattaattctgaataataattttttttaagttttaacgaattttctcaaacaaatatttataatttttgtaaattttttcgtttgcagttgtttttgttttaagaaaagttatatacaacttttgctTGATTTTcgatgatttttttaatcccTTGGTAATCCAAGGAGAAATCAAACTCTTAGGTTTTGTAATTATTTCGACAAAGGGAAAGTTAGCGTCATAtaccaaataaaaagttttgaaaaaaatttcatatacgTCATTTGCATTatcattaatgtttatattactCCAATTTAGTAAAGATAGCTGGTCTATGAATGAGTTAAAGTTATTCTGATTAAAAATtcgtttctttttactttttttttgtcaatttttttttctgtataggTGTTAATTGTAACGAAAATGGGAAAATGGTCTgttatatcagtttttaaaatacctttttgcaaatcattattaaaaatatctgttGAAATAATGTTATCAATAAGAGTCGCTGAGTTTTTTGTTACTCTAGTAGGTCGATTGATGAGGGGGATtgatcatgttttaaaaattgtgtcataaaaacattttactttgtagtcattattataaagaaaacaattcatattataGTCCcccagtaaaatattttttttcttttccgcgtcgccttttttaataatttgttgtaaaaacatgctTAGGTTTTCGTAACAACAGCTAATCAataggttttttgttttttttgttttcaatttcaatttttaaaatttctttttcgcAGTCAGAAACGCTCAACTCGCGTCTAAGCCTTAGTGTTTCATGTGCGTAAATTAAAATTCCACCACCTCGTTTGTTTGTTTGTCTctctaataaaattatgttaaagtGCGGGATTTGAAAAGCGCTATTTAGATCTTTTAAAGTTATCCAAGTTTCTGTTAGgcatattatattaaaaagattttttgtttcttctaatagatttaaaagtttatcaaagtTACGATTTAAACTTCTTATGTTGAGGTGGAGAATTCTAATTTGATTAGAATTTTTGTCAATaacattcttaaaaagaaaccctTCTAATTCGCTTGGAAAAAGATACGAACAATCTGAAAAATTCTCAGAATAAAAATTACTGTCGGGGTCTAAGTTTTCATCCaaggaaaaaaattctttttcaaagaaattaaaagcaagagattcaaaattatttaatgcatccatgattgtttaaaatatgctCAAAAGATTTCCTTTTAAGAATGCgtattttagtttactttttttctatcattctcaaaaatagtatttttaaagaaaataattttatcgtaTCGAACAGAAACATTCTCACCGTTTAAGCGTCTTCGTTTAACATcggcaaacaatttttttctaatcgAAACGGTCTCTAGCGAAAAGTCTTCGTTGATGAAGATATTAGTGCTTTTAAGTCGACTCGATTCTTGTAAAATCTTCACTTTGTCTTTGTATCTTTGGAGCTTGATAATTATTGTCCGAGATCTTCCGTCTGTCTTCTGTCCGGTACGATGTGCACGCTCGATTTCAATGTCTTTAATTCCAAGTTGTTGCTGGAAAAGCAAATGAACTTTTTCTTCCGTTTGTCCCCACGTTTCTTTTTTATCTTCGTTTAAGCCATCTATTCGCAAATTATTTCTGCGCGATCGATCTTCAAACTTACgatgtttatcttttaaaatttcgttTTCAACTCTTCCATTCTCTAGTTGATTTCTTTGGTGTTCAAattgttctttaacaaatttttcgTTGAAGTTCAAACTTTCAGCCATATCtacaatttgtttttcaaacttttttattttaactatattttcgTTAGTGTTTTTTTCGATTCCATCTAATCTTTCATTTATGATTTTAAGATTTCCACTAATAATATCTAAAACTATTTGTTCGTGTTTTTTGAACATTGCTACTGTTTCTCTTTTGAACTCgctaaacatttcttttttaaattcattaaacatgtctttaaacaatttctttatttcttgTGTAGTTATTGCcatagttaattttaaagttgCCAAGTTGGTTTATAAAGAtgatagttatatatatatatatatatatatattattaaactctttttattttacagttgAAGAGCTTCAAAAAAACGCGTCCGTTCGCTTCAAGTAACAATGCGCAATCTCCGTCGCTATAAGTCCGTTCAGTCACGTGATATATCGCTGGACAAATAGTGCAGAAGATATATGCCTGGTCGCCGGACGCGTAGACACTGCATATTTTATATTcttaggaaaaataataaggaatagaaaaattaaaaaaaattcttctggaatttgtcaaaagaatgttgtgttatgcttcattttaaggtatctgaatatgtatttattagatatttttaattttgtttttaaatggtttcatCTTTTTCATTACAATGTTCTGaattgtagtctgcattctttgttacattaaaaagaattgatgctaataaatcttgttttatagttgttaaaggTTTGCATATAGGTTTATATTATGCTcaaagttataaagtttttgattaatacgtttatgtggtgatatatgttatatggttgttttaaaaatgtctttatataaacgtgtttttataatagtatgaaatgtattttatttaatttgtatatgattgtttaatgaggtgtttttatattttatataatatttaaaaaatattgcgttGTATAGTTAGTATAACTATAAATCacaatatatttgatatatagaTCTAGATCAAGATTCGTCAACCTCACTAGTTACGcggtgttactgctttaggtctaagtgttgTCTAGCCTTCAATATAACTATTCTGAAAGTACATAACActatctttgataattttttgcgtAACGTTGTTACCTTTAGCTTACCTTTATGTcagtgtctattgttaaaaatgattattagttAGTTTCATTAATAGAACTAACTGCTTTTGTTTCTTAATATAAATGGCACagtgaatattattattattagtgcgcatagttacgcctattgttcgaTATAAGTTACGGTTCTGtattctgtaaaatacactatttcttagtttttaagtaGTTTCCAGACTTTTCTTAACCAAGTGTTTTCTTAAATAAGTCACGACCTTTCATAGTAcgagttaaaaatgtttaagtaaACATTaggtagataatgtttagtagcttgAAATGATAggtaatataaaatctttttgaaattttattaagtaaaaaaattttaaaaagattttatataaccTATTATAGGAGGGGAGGGGGGTGGGGGAGTAATTTACAAAACCGCGTTAATAACATAACATGTGATTCCAAAAAATCTGGacaaattaaattctaaaatatttttagaaagatgacttattttttaagttttgaacgATGTTTCTAAAAGAGCAATGTTCATAGggtaatattacaaaaaattacaaattttccATTCCTTGTCTGCGAACTGTATCAACTCTTGTAAAACTCTCCTCACTAGGTCGATGTACGCGCTCAATGTCGACATGTTTGAAGCAGTAGTTGATATGATTCTTCAGTTGGATCAAATTTTTAGCTTCCCAACAATTAGCATATACTGCTCTCTTAATTTCATTCTAAAAATCTTCAATAGGTCGCAATTCTGGTacgttttcaatattttgactTCTGGGCAcatatttgacatttttggACCTCAAAAAttcttgaactttttttgaGTAGTGAGATGATGCAAGGTCAGGCCAAAAAACCATTTCATCATCTTTATGAACAGTCTCTATAAATTGGAGCAAACATGATCTCAAACACTTGTCTATGTACACACTTTCATTGACAGCTTGACCGGAAGGTGCAACATAATGCTTTGACAATTCCTTTGGAGAAAGTGCAACCCaaaccaataatttttgttcaaattttgattttctttttaatttaacatcATTTAGTGTCGTAGTAACATCTGATGAATAAAATCCACTGTTTCCTGAAATATTACAATTACTTAATCCAAAATATGATTCATCGTCAATGATCacctgttttttttgaaaaattttaaccaatttagAGCACTTTGGACAAACAAGAGATTGTTGTTCAGGAGTTCTTTTTGGAGccttaacttttttatgataatgaATGATTGTCTTCTGCTTTAACGTTTTGCATATGTATGATTGATTGacatttgatttgaattttttagcaAGAGAACGTTGACTGATTCCATGTTGATGgtcgatttttttttccaattgttTAATCTTCTTTTTTGTCATCTTAACTGCTTTCCTACCGCTTCCAACTTGTCGTTTGGGTAATATGTTGTTGTCTTTTCGTTTTAGAATATTGTATAGCGTAGATCTTGGAATACTTTTcatcataaaatgttttacaactGCGTTTTTGGAAAGTTCTgggttaattttaataaactcgTACACTCGCTTTCTTACGTCATTTGtttcgaagtaacttttttcATCATTTCAAATTTGTTGCTCAGTATAAAATTAATGAGCTTTGTAGAGAATTTAATTCTCTACAAAATGGCGTGCGAGCCaatcaaaattgataaatttacgCGGAGAAAAAATTGGCGGAATGTTTGTCCAGATTTTTTGGAAtcacatgtttttttgtattgtacATAACgcatttataagttttattatgtgttttgttcaatgttttcttcCAACACTTGAATTATGACACTGTCCGCGACTCCAaggatatatatgtatatatatatatatatatatatatatatatatatatatatatatatatatatatatatatatatatatatatatatatatataaatatatatgtgtatatatatatatatatatatatatatatatatatatatatatatatatatatatatatatatatatatacatatatatatatgtgtgtgtgtgtgtgtgtgtgtgtgtgtgtgcgtgtgtgtgtgtgtgtgtgtataatatAATTGCTACAGAAACGTTTGATATTTAACGTCGTTCCATTAGTTAATAGGCTTTGAAAGAGCGCGTTCTCCAAATGCACGCGGTCATTGGAGAAAGATCTCTTATGcgagttaaaac
This portion of the Hydra vulgaris chromosome 13, alternate assembly HydraT2T_AEP genome encodes:
- the LOC136089649 gene encoding uncharacterized protein LOC136089649, coding for MKQQLKTILQKNWHLLSSYLSSMHGNKESISKIDLCVNIDGGAVVNSSQLSMWPILGSIKQLPPKIRSSYKNMILAGIWVGKSKYDFKTDSFNYLKTIVNKFPTEIEFRGVIMKVNFLYLIADLSAKANILHMVQYNGYFGCTVCRTPGVHKNHRHLYISDSKYELRTDKSHQQDILSKTNGVTGLSVLHKLMKIPTGAPIDYMHRVCLGSVRSLYFYWKAFQMLKETDINKMSQIHLVLFDSELNKQASTVA
- the LOC136089650 gene encoding uncharacterized protein LOC136089650 translates to MAITTQEIKKLFKDMFNEFKKEMFSEFKRETVAMFKKHEQIVLDIISGNLKIINERLDGIEKNTNENIVKIKKFEKQIVDMAESLNFNEKFVKEQFEHQRNQLENGRVENEILKDKHRKFEDRSRRNNLRIDGLNEDKKETWGQTEEKVHLLFQQQLGIKDIEIERAHRTGQKTDGRSRTIIIKLQRYKDKVKILQESSRLKSTNIFINEDFSLETVSIRKKLFADVKRRRLNGENVSVRYDKIIFFKNTIFENDRKKVN